The bacterium genome has a window encoding:
- a CDS encoding ribonuclease Z, with protein sequence PVPAAGGRARLRSLPLEAVAREAVITAPGAVIAYVTDIRRSAANDRRVLELARGADHFFCEAAFLERDADHAARKHHLTARQAGELARLAGARKLTVFHFSPKYEDEEEAVRAEAEAAHGSPLG encoded by the coding sequence CCCGTGCCGGCGGCGGGCGGTCGCGCGCGCCTGCGGAGCCTGCCGCTCGAGGCGGTCGCGCGCGAGGCGGTCATCACCGCGCCGGGGGCGGTCATCGCCTACGTCACGGACATCCGCCGCTCGGCGGCGAACGACCGGCGCGTCCTCGAGCTGGCGCGCGGCGCCGACCACTTCTTCTGCGAGGCGGCGTTCCTCGAGCGCGACGCCGACCACGCGGCGCGCAAGCACCACCTGACGGCGCGGCAGGCGGGCGAGCTGGCGCGGCTCGCCGGCGCGCGCAAGCTCACGGTCTTCCACTTCTCGCCGAAGTACGAGGACGAGGAGGAGGCGGTGCGCGCGGAGGCCGAGGCTGCGCATGGTTCACCCCTGGGGTAA